A genomic window from Populus nigra chromosome 7, ddPopNigr1.1, whole genome shotgun sequence includes:
- the LOC133698811 gene encoding putative disease resistance RPP13-like protein 1, producing MAIGEIFLAAFLGMLFTRLTSPEFLKFARREGIWKKADKWRGMLLKVQEVLDDAEEKQLTEKAVKIWLDDLRDLAYDVEDLLDEFATESLRRELMAAEEASTSKVRRIVSTTLSFTKFSASAIKFNPKMRSKMKEVSSRLDGMAKQRIELGLEKMSGGRRTSTDVWQKPPSASVPNEPVIYGRDGDKKKVIDLLLTEEANHGDTNFHVVPIVGMGGIGKTTLAQHVFQDGLVKEWFGTKAWACVSEDFDVMRISKAILESVTSHPCDFKEYNQVQVKLREALDGKKFLLVLDDVWNKNYGLWVALKTPFAAGAPGSKIILTTRDADVALMVGPTEYHCLKPLSDQDCWSVFVKHAFENRDLGAQTNLQSVCERIVTKCKGLPLAARTLGGLLRTKQREDEWEDILNSNIWDLSDSQSDILPVLRLSYYHLPSHLKRCFTYSALIPKDFEFEEKDLVLLWMAEGLVPQQEQNKQMEDLGAEYFRDLVSRSIFQVANCDESRFVMHDLVSDLAQWAAGDTCFQLGNDLNAIKQFKVSKRARHSSYIRGWDGIRKFEVFHTTKRLRTFLSLPFLVGHNTGYLTSHVPFDLLPELEFLRVLSLSGYCIDTLPNSIGDLKHLRFLNLSFTKIRKLPQSVCSLYNLQTLLLKGCCLLEGLPSKLGSLINLRHLDITSASSIKAMPMGIEKLTNLQTLSNFVMGKDKGSRLSSLVNLKSLRGTLCITGLENVIDAREAMEANIEDINNLEVLLLEWGPRTDNSRNEKVDKDVLDDLRPHGKVKELTINCYAGLTFPTWVGNPSFSSMFLLRLENCTKCTSLPPLGLLPSLKNLSIVSLTAVKKVGPEFYGQGCSKPFPVLETLLFKNMQEWEEWIPCGVGSDEFPLLNELSVTSCPNLCKKLPPSVPSLEKLVIDECEQLVVSIHSLPKLCKMVINGCKEVVYEGGVYLRSLNSMTISNISKLTCLTEVFIQPLAEVQELEVANCMELASLYENGVALAKQLTSLTKLVVRNCPQVVSLMEGEVAVYMQQQLANCKLESLTLSTCESLKKLPQWVHSLVSLKELKIRECPRLLSFPEAGLPSTVRIIEIVDCNALTPLPAAVTYNIMCLEQLHIDNCESLISFGRIQLSRTVKKLEIRCCKNLLCLLDDGEGSSSKKSDENTSCSGNNSSLLEYLYVEMCNSLTSIGELPSALKYLQVRSCSKLKSLSSRDKLPAGLKHFAIEWCENLESMPDRFQDNMSLEHISIWFCFDLRSLPEGLHKLCHLREISIWYCPALVSFAAEGLPINLRRLFIIKCDGLKAIPDHMHNLMSLEELSIYYCPDIVSFPEEGFPTSLTYLATIDLKICELLFNWGMHKLSALRTLIIQGGCSHKSFPSDMGVRLPSTLSRLSIKDFPNLECLSDSGFQNLSSLEDVSISDCPKLTSFPEKGLPSSLLELRIQACPLLVRQIKGRVKEWLKIRHIPYINIDEKVVSDPATQL from the exons ATGGCAATTGGTGAGATTTTTCTTGCTGCATTCCTTGGAATGCTGTTTACAAGATTGACATCTCCTGAGTTCTTGAAGTTTGCACGTCGAGAGGGCATTTGGAAGAAGGCAGACAAGTGGAGAGGGATGTTATTGAAGGTCCAGGAGGTACTTGATGACGCGGAAGAAAAGCAGCTGACGGAAAAGGCTGTGAAGATATGGCTGGATGATCTAAGAGACTTGGCATATGATGTGGAGGACTTGCTTGATGAATTTGCTACTGAATCTTTACGAAGGGAGTTGATGGCAGCAGAAGAGGCTAGCACAAGCAAGGTACGGAGGATAGTGTCTACTACCTTATCATTTACCAAATTCAGTGCAAGTGCTATTAAGTTCAATCCCAAGATGAGGTCAAAGATGAAAGAGGTGAGTAGCCGGTTAGATGGAATGGCGAAGCAGAGAATTGAACTTGGTTTAGAAAAGATGAGTGGAGGTAGAAGGACATCAACTGATGTATGGCAGAAACCACCTAGTGCCTCTGTCCCAAATGAACCTGTCATCTATGGCAGGGATGGAGATAAGAAGAAGGTAATTGATTTGCTGTTGACAGAAGAGGCAAATCACGGTGATACTAATTTTCATGTCGTTCCAATTGTCGGTATGGGTGGTATCGGCAAAACAACTCTTGCACAGCATGTGTTTCAGGATGGATTGGTCAAGGAATGGTTCGGTACAAAAGCATGGGCTTGTGTGTCGGAAGACTTTGATGTTATGAGAATATCAAAGGCGATTCTCGAATCAGTCACTTCGCATCCCTGTGATTTCAAGGAGTACAATCAAGTTCAGGTCAAATTGAGGGAGGCGCTAGACGGAAAGAAGTTTCTTCTTGTTTTAGATGATGTATGGAACAAGAATTATGGTCTCTGGGTAGCGTTGAAAACTCCCTTTGCAGCCGGAGCACCAGGAAGTAAGATAATTCTGACCACTCGTGATGCAGACGTTGCACTAATGGTTGGACCGACTGAATACCATTGCCTAAAGCCACTATCAGACCAAGATTGCTGGTCTGTGTTTGTGAAGCATGCATTCGAAAATAGAGATCTCGGCGCACAAACAAACCTCCAATCAGTTTGTGAGAGAATCGTTACCAAGTGTAAGGGTTTGCCTTTGGCAGCCAGAACTCTTGGTGGCCTCTTACGCACTAAGCAAAGGGAGGATGAGTGGGAAGACATACTGAATAGTAACATATGGGACTTGTCAGACTCCCAAAGTGACATTCTCCCTGTTTTAAGATTGAGCTACTACCATCTCCCTTCACATTTGAAGAGGTGTTTTACATATTCTGCTCTAATTCCGAAGGATTTTGAATTTGAAGAGAAGGATCTTGTCCTTCTATGGATGGCAGAAGGTTTGGTTCCACAACAAGAACAGAACAAGCAAATGGAAGATTTGGGTGCGGAGTACTTTCGTGATCTAGTGTCGAGGTCAATTTTTCAAGTAGCAAACTGTGATGAATCTCGATTTGTGATGCATGATCTCGTGAGTGATCTGGCTCAGTGGGCTGCGGGAGACACATGTTTTCAATTGGGTAATGATCTGAATGCCATCAAGCAGTTCAAAGTATCCAAGAGAGCTCGCCACTCCTCCTATATCCGTGGCTGGGATGGTATCAGAAAGTTTGAAGTATTCCATACTACTAAACGTTTACGAACTTTCCTATCACTGCCATTTCTTGTAGGTCATAATACAGGCTACTTAACTAGTCATGTCCCTTTTGATTTGTTGCCAGAATTAGAATTTCTGAGGGTGCTGTCTTTAAGTGGTTACTGCATTGATACGCTACCAAATTCAATTGGAGATCTGAAACATTTAAGGTTTCTTAATCTTTCCTTCacaaaaatcagaaaattaccTCAATCAGTATGTTCTTTATACAACTTGCAGACTTTGTTGCTGAAAGGATGTTGCCTTCTTGAAGGGCTGCCTTCAAAACTGGGGAGTCTCATCAACCTCCGGCATCTTGATATCACAAGTGCAAGTTCAATCAAAGCGATGCCAATGGGAATTGAAAAGCTGACAAATCTGCAGACACTTTCCAATTTTGTCATGGGCAAAGATAAGGGCTCTAGGTTGAGTTCCTTGGTGAATTTGAAATCTCTTCGAGGAACGCTTTGTATTACAGGCTTGGAGAATGTGATTGATGCTCGGGAAGCAATGGAGGCCAACATAGAAGATATAAATAACCTTGAAGTTTTGTTGCTGGAATGGGGTCCCAGAACAGATAATTCACGAAATGAGAAGGTTGACAAAGATGTGCTCGATGATCTTAGACCTCACGGAAAAGTCAAAGAACTCACCATCAACTGCTATGCTGGCCTAACATTTCCAACCTGGGTAGGAAATCCATCATTCTCCAGCATGTTTCTCCTCAGGTTAGAGAACTGTACAAAATGCACTTCCTTGCCACCTCTTGGGCTGCTGCCTTCTTTAAAAAATCTCAGCATAGTAAGTTTAACTGCAGTAAAAAAAGTAGGTCCTGAATTTTATGGACAAGGTTGCTCAAAGCCTTTTCCAGTTTTAGAGACTTTACTTTTCAAGAACATGCAGGAATGGGAGGAATGGATTCCTTGTGGGGTTGGTTCTGACGAATTCCCTCTCTTGAATGAGCTGTCTGTTACAAGCTGTCCCAATCTGTGCAAAAAATTACCTCCAAGTGTTCCATCACTAGAAAAACTTGTGATTGATGAATGCGAGCAGTTGGTAGTATCAATTCATAGTCTTCCGAAGCTGTGCAAAATGGTAATCAATGGCTGCAAAGAAGTGGTGTACGAAGGTGGCGTTTATCTCAGATCTCTCAACTCCATGACAATTTCCAACATTTCAAAGCTCACTTGCCTAACAGAAGTATTCATCCAACCATTGGCAGAAGTACAGGAATTGGAGGTTGCTAATTGCATGGAATTGGCATCTTTGTACGAAAATGGAGTGGCATTGGCAAAACAGCTCACTTCCCTTACTAAGTTGGTGGTTAGAAACTGTCCCCAAGTTGTTTCTTTGATGGAAGGAGAAGTAGCTGTATATATGCAACAGCAGCTGGCTAACTGCAAGCTTGAATCTTTGACATTAAGTACATGCGAGAGCCTCAAGAAGTTACCACAATGGGTTCACAGCCTAGTGTCCCTAAAAGAGCTGAAAATTCGAGAATGTCCGAGACTCCTTTCGTTTCCCGAGGCTGGTTTGCCCTCCACAGTGAGAATCATTGAGATTGTTGACTGCAACGCTTTAACCCCCTTACCTGCTGCAGTGACTTACAATATCATGTGTCTTGAGCAGTTGCACATTGACAATTGCGAGTCTTTAATTTCCTTTGGAAGAATCCAGCTATCTCGAACTGTAAAAAAGTTGGAGATAAGATGTTGCAAGAATCTGTTATGCTTACTGGATGATGGGGAGGGATCCTCGTCAAAGAAATCTGATGAGAATACCAGTTGCAGCGGGAACAACTCATCTCTTCTTGAGTACTTGTATGTTGAAATGTGCAACTCTCTCACTTCCATAGGTGAGTTGCCTTCAGCTCTTAAGTACCTCCAGGTTCGTTCATGTTCAAAGCTCAAATCCTTATCATCCAGAGACAAACTACCGGCAGGGCTTAAACACTTCGCTATTGAGTGGTGTGAAAATTTGGAATCAATGCCGGACAGGTTTCAGGATAACATGTCCCTTGAACATATTTCAATATGGTTCTGCTTTGACCTTAGATCTTTGCCCGAAGGCCTACATAAATTATGCCATCTTCGTGAAATTTCAATATGGTACTGTCCAGCTCTTGTTTCCTTTGCAGCTGAGGGGTTGCCCATAAACCTAAGAAGGCTCTTCATCATCAAATGTGATGGACTCAAGGCTATCCCTGATCATATGCACAACCTCATGTCTCTTGAAGAACTGTCAATTTACTACTGTCCAGACATTGTATCCTTTCCAGAAGAGGGTTTTCCTACTAGCCTAACATATCTTGCTACCATAGATCTTAAGATCTGTGAGCTACTGTTTAACTGGGGCATGCACAAACTCTCCGCTCTTAGAACCCTCATCATTCAAGGTGGATGCTCTCATAAATCCTTTCCATCTGACATGGGAGTGAGGTTGCCTTCTACTCTAAGCAGACTAAGCATTAAAGATTTTCCGAATCTTGAGTGCCTATCCGACAGCGGCTTTCAAAATCTCTCCTCTCTTGAAGACGTAAGCATCAGTGACTGCCCCAAGCTCACATCATTTCCAGAGAAGGGCTTGCCTTCCTCACTTTTGGAACTACGTATTCAAGCATGTCCCCTCTTAGTTCGACAGATAAAGGGAAGAGTAAAAGAATGGCTCAAGATAAGGCACATTCCTTACATTAATATAGACGAAAAAGTAGTCTCTGACCCAGCCACCCAG TTATGA
- the LOC133698444 gene encoding non-specific lipid transfer protein GPI-anchored 2-like: MSKLGIATIILTLALISTVPANTAAAPAPAEAPAPVSGLGPAAPAPVEAPAPVSGLGPAASGPIPGNDCITAVANASDCLDYVTTGSNLTVPAKNCCPEIAALIDSNALCLCQLLSGDVAKQFGLSIDFGRAVKLPAVCKIANAPSVSLCSVAGFPVAAPASGPSTGLRPPVPAAESPGGLAASPSAGENGAASSTAGSAFAVFGGLAISILSTLF, translated from the exons ATGTCGAAACTAGGCATCGCCACCATAATTCTGACCCTAGCCCTCATTTCAACAGTGCCAGCAAACACGGCAGCAGCCCCGGCCCCGGCGGAAGCACCTGCACCTGTTTCAGGTCTTGGTCCGGCCGCCCCGGCTCCCGTGGAAGCACCTGCACCTGTTTCAGGTCTTGGTCCGGCAGCATCTGGACCAATCCCTGGTAATGATTGTATAACAGCAGTGGCGAATGCGTCTGATTGCTTGGATTATGTAACAACAGGAAGTAACTTGACCGTTCCTGCCAAGAATTGCTGTCCTGAGATTGCTGCGTTGATAGATAGCAATGCTTTATGTTTGTGTCAGTTGCTTAGTGGTGATGTTGCTAAGCAATTTGGGCTCTCAATTGATTTCGGTAGAGCTGTTAAACTTCCTGCAGTTTGCAAGATCGCTAATGCTCCTTCAGTCTCCTTGTGCTCag TTGCGGGATTCCCAGTAGCTGCTCCTGCAAGCGGTCCATCAACAGGCTTACGACCTCCAGTCCCAG CTGCTGAGTCCCCGGGAGGATTAGCGGCAAGCCCATCAGCTGGAGAAAATGGCGCTGCTTCAAGCACTGCAGGCTCAGCTTTCGCCGTCTTTGGTGGCTTAGCAATTTCAATTCTTTCAACATTGTTCTGA